One segment of Paenibacillus sp. FSL R7-0337 DNA contains the following:
- a CDS encoding DUF4303 domain-containing protein: MNAGLEIQRLAAEIVEAARRSFRELFANGEHYYYCTLYTTGEGHAPSLSAWSREALEQEAARQAEGGSIPAAEIAELIKWSYADSPYCCFGDEHFDEVKRLFQARPSIAELEGDAWNHEFGLRLEAIELAMRMLDAEGLFVLNQPREDVCVLAEVMPPDEGNTDIALRLNRADTPAMQAWLAEAAE; this comes from the coding sequence ATGAATGCGGGACTGGAAATACAGCGGCTGGCGGCGGAGATCGTGGAGGCGGCGCGGAGGTCGTTCCGCGAGCTTTTTGCTAATGGGGAGCATTATTATTACTGTACGCTATATACAACGGGCGAGGGACATGCGCCAAGCCTCTCCGCTTGGTCACGGGAAGCGCTGGAGCAGGAAGCGGCAAGACAGGCAGAAGGTGGCAGCATACCAGCAGCAGAAATCGCCGAGCTGATCAAATGGTCTTACGCCGATTCGCCTTATTGCTGCTTCGGGGATGAGCATTTCGATGAGGTCAAGCGGTTATTCCAGGCGCGCCCTTCTATTGCCGAGCTTGAGGGTGATGCATGGAACCATGAATTCGGGCTGCGGCTGGAGGCCATTGAGCTGGCGATGAGGATGCTGGATGCTGAGGGGCTGTTCGTTCTCAATCAGCCGCGTGAGGACGTATGCGTGCTTGCCGAGGTGATGCCGCCGGATGAGGGGAATACGGACATTGCTCTGCGGCTGAACCGGGCGGATACTCCGGCGATGCAGGCTTGGCTGGCGGAAGCCGCAGAGTAA
- a CDS encoding GntR family transcriptional regulator has protein sequence MNVTISSTSEKPIYQQLYEQISAQILQGELESGYCLPPIRQAALELGVSVITVKKAWEELERSGLINTVTGKGCFVAEFTPEEMLRIRNEMVLKQMESDIQYYRSFGLTLEEVAALLGKIY, from the coding sequence ATGAATGTAACAATATCCAGCACCTCCGAGAAGCCGATCTATCAGCAGCTGTATGAACAGATCAGCGCCCAGATTCTCCAAGGGGAGCTGGAGAGCGGCTACTGCCTGCCGCCGATCCGCCAGGCCGCGCTGGAGCTTGGTGTCAGTGTCATCACGGTGAAGAAGGCGTGGGAGGAGCTGGAACGGAGCGGGCTGATTAACACGGTAACCGGCAAAGGCTGCTTTGTCGCCGAATTCACGCCGGAGGAGATGCTGCGCATTCGTAATGAAATGGTCCTGAAGCAGATGGAGAGCGACATTCAGTATTACAGGTCATTCGGCCTTACCCTGGAGGAAGTGGCCGCACTGCTGGGCAAGATCTACTAA
- a CDS encoding ankyrin repeat domain-containing protein has translation MIVLKDIGKFEVLPERAMQIYQGDVPALQAAIKAGWDIEAELELSKRTTVSPLDLAIITQQTGVVKLLVEHGAKLNVRENPAFLRAVRYGKEELVRYLAAQGAKLDLLSRTGSGAYSQAYYGNKKNIPLIHELGLDIRQHAGAVLRQAASDHDLKTLTYLLDQGVDINYNKPDMVYPYGATPLTVAARMGNLNMVRFLVERGADIMMTEKDGERAYTIAVSSKHTAMAEYLKSLEPPDVHNVANKKAELAKYKLPDELVQFLTGDELRLTLAPNEYKIGYIDFFSFTDTVQMKAGRRKLLRLSADIDNYSGLVLVWNPQKKGQLGCYDLEHQTYADLCSFPEFVVQPEHYLIQFMEGELDGS, from the coding sequence ATGATTGTCCTGAAGGACATAGGGAAATTCGAGGTGCTGCCGGAGCGGGCGATGCAGATCTATCAGGGGGATGTTCCGGCTTTGCAGGCTGCCATCAAGGCGGGCTGGGATATCGAAGCAGAGCTGGAGCTTAGCAAGCGTACCACAGTCAGCCCGCTCGACCTGGCGATTATCACGCAGCAGACCGGGGTGGTGAAGCTGCTGGTGGAGCATGGCGCGAAGCTGAATGTCCGCGAGAATCCGGCCTTCCTGCGGGCGGTCCGTTATGGCAAGGAGGAGCTCGTCCGCTACCTTGCTGCACAGGGCGCGAAGCTTGACCTGCTCAGCAGGACAGGATCGGGCGCTTATTCACAGGCGTACTACGGCAACAAGAAGAATATCCCGCTGATCCATGAGCTGGGTCTGGACATCCGGCAACATGCCGGTGCCGTGCTGCGGCAGGCCGCCTCGGACCATGATCTGAAGACGCTTACCTATCTGCTGGATCAGGGAGTGGATATCAATTATAACAAGCCGGATATGGTCTATCCTTACGGGGCGACGCCGCTGACGGTAGCTGCCCGGATGGGGAATCTGAATATGGTCCGCTTCCTGGTAGAACGCGGTGCGGACATCATGATGACGGAGAAGGACGGCGAGCGGGCGTATACGATTGCGGTCAGCAGCAAGCATACCGCCATGGCGGAATACCTGAAATCGCTGGAACCGCCGGATGTCCACAATGTAGCGAACAAGAAAGCGGAGCTGGCCAAATATAAACTGCCTGATGAACTGGTCCAGTTCCTTACCGGGGACGAGCTGCGCCTGACGCTGGCCCCCAATGAATACAAGATCGGGTACATCGACTTCTTCAGCTTCACCGATACTGTTCAGATGAAGGCCGGCCGGCGCAAGCTGCTGCGCCTGTCTGCCGATATTGACAATTATTCCGGTCTGGTGCTGGTCTGGAATCCGCAGAAGAAGGGGCAGCTCGGCTGTTATGATCTGGAGCATCAGACGTATGCAGATCTGTGCAGCTTCCCGGAATTTGTTGTGCAGCCTGAACACTACCTCATACAGTTCATGGAGGGAGAGCTGGACGGGTCATGA
- a CDS encoding pentapeptide repeat-containing protein, translated as MNKKFLLARWQDDQLSEVNRRLAAISGKHNLHQKDRSFPTSPYGQTETGLKDYRGVTLTESIQYLTLQDIDFSYSRFEDSASPNTSTLTHCRLDGVRLDNRFVTHTFGHCSFRGAKLNGARISKAFHDCDFTGCNLSKVIANDVSFTRCRFDDANFRSALLLYCRFEECSFEGALFQNGSIAGSRIAGEARLLPEWGNTVMDHVKFEE; from the coding sequence TTGAATAAGAAATTCCTCTTAGCCAGATGGCAGGACGACCAGCTCTCTGAAGTGAACCGCCGTCTAGCGGCTATTTCAGGTAAACATAATCTCCATCAAAAAGACCGCTCCTTTCCCACCTCCCCTTATGGACAGACGGAAACAGGACTCAAGGATTACCGGGGAGTTACCCTGACCGAGAGCATACAGTACCTCACTCTACAGGATATTGATTTCTCTTATTCACGCTTCGAGGATTCGGCAAGCCCCAACACCTCAACGCTCACTCATTGTCGTCTGGATGGGGTAAGACTCGACAACAGATTCGTGACCCATACCTTTGGCCACTGTTCCTTCCGGGGAGCGAAGCTGAATGGTGCCAGAATAAGCAAGGCGTTCCATGATTGTGATTTCACAGGCTGCAACTTAAGCAAAGTGATCGCAAATGATGTGTCTTTCACCCGCTGCCGCTTTGATGACGCCAACTTCCGCAGTGCCTTATTGTTGTATTGCCGGTTCGAGGAATGCAGCTTTGAGGGGGCGCTGTTTCAAAACGGCTCGATCGCCGGAAGCCGCATTGCGGGAGAGGCCCGCTTGCTCCCTGAGTGGGGGAACACGGTAATGGATCATGTTAAATTTGAGGAGTGA
- a CDS encoding SMI1/KNR4 family protein, which translates to MYERLTEKLSKPSAIRWFPGHGAEESWITEAEAELGFKLPPSYRWWLTRYGGGSLGDGQILTLVAPEDREYTDWDLLYIHRLNLVEDWWVSRFPHRLDLFVPDSDELYYFDTSAPDEQGEFPVMRYDLMNDLIEEYAPTFAGFLEQLIDERK; encoded by the coding sequence ATGTATGAGCGTCTGACCGAGAAATTGAGTAAGCCTTCCGCGATAAGGTGGTTTCCGGGCCATGGGGCCGAGGAGAGCTGGATTACCGAAGCCGAGGCGGAATTAGGCTTCAAGCTGCCGCCGTCCTACCGCTGGTGGCTGACCCGTTATGGGGGTGGGAGCCTGGGGGACGGGCAAATTCTGACGCTGGTTGCTCCTGAGGATAGGGAGTATACCGACTGGGATCTGCTGTATATCCACAGGCTGAACCTGGTGGAGGATTGGTGGGTCAGCCGGTTCCCGCACCGGCTGGATCTGTTTGTGCCGGACAGTGATGAGCTGTATTACTTCGATACTTCTGCTCCTGATGAACAGGGAGAATTCCCGGTCATGCGTTATGACCTGATGAATGATCTGATTGAGGAATACGCCCCCACGTTCGCCGGATTTCTGGAACAGCTGATCGACGAGAGGAAATAG